In Verrucomicrobiia bacterium, a single window of DNA contains:
- a CDS encoding ABC transporter permease: MNIRYATLLATTKFRTRLGRSIVTVVAASLVASIMLVASFVSTGIENALKNAGNPAMASLNLVQESIYTFPELKTGVGGSVEAQAPPAHTLEQYRELVKDEDATAIYQEVGYGSFTLLDPVPPAATISDPMRNSFSSSAQVGGRSKDLFILNLATNPPAAVTGTIPALVNRDFILWIEDVTFSDSDTASFKVTKTREVLDRWLGRTMTLERAESDGTTKTPLKVTVQGFLTSSGLFGGGDQFTILTPLEEMRVAMGSAAPDPSSPSSFFLSFPSEASKTAYIEKITKAGNFAPGTTSRFAHSFGDPMYEFRELRDGVTSVLKYILIGLLAAVALAMLTTLSKIIADSERETGVFRAIGAKASDIVQLYVTYSAFIAILGMLVALAIASLLALYLTARFGETLGYQIVSISGSNNLNLRVTLLGLDPSHLLGVFGAILGASILGTLLPLYSLLRKDPITALRSE, translated from the coding sequence ATGAATATCCGCTACGCCACCCTACTTGCCACCACTAAGTTCCGTACCCGGTTAGGGCGCAGCATTGTCACCGTGGTAGCTGCTTCTTTGGTAGCCAGCATCATGCTTGTGGCTTCCTTTGTAAGCACCGGTATTGAGAATGCGCTGAAAAACGCAGGGAATCCTGCCATGGCCAGCCTCAACCTTGTACAAGAGTCCATCTATACTTTTCCAGAGCTTAAGACTGGCGTAGGGGGTTCAGTTGAAGCCCAGGCGCCACCAGCTCATACCCTAGAGCAGTACCGTGAACTGGTAAAAGACGAGGACGCCACCGCTATCTACCAAGAAGTAGGGTACGGCAGCTTTACCCTACTGGACCCTGTTCCACCTGCCGCTACGATCAGCGACCCCATGCGAAACAGCTTCTCCAGCAGCGCACAGGTGGGAGGGCGCAGCAAAGATCTCTTCATACTTAACCTAGCCACCAATCCACCCGCCGCAGTTACGGGAACCATCCCTGCCCTTGTTAATAGGGATTTTATCCTGTGGATTGAGGATGTTACCTTTAGCGACAGTGACACGGCTTCTTTCAAGGTGACTAAAACCCGGGAAGTTTTGGACCGCTGGCTGGGACGCACCATGACACTGGAGCGCGCAGAGTCAGATGGCACCACAAAGACACCCTTGAAGGTTACCGTGCAAGGCTTCCTGACCAGCTCTGGTCTCTTTGGTGGTGGGGACCAGTTCACCATCCTCACCCCGCTTGAGGAAATGCGCGTTGCCATGGGAAGTGCAGCACCCGACCCATCCTCACCTTCGTCTTTCTTCCTCTCCTTCCCTAGTGAAGCAAGCAAGACGGCTTACATTGAGAAGATCACCAAAGCTGGCAACTTTGCACCTGGTACTACCTCGCGTTTTGCCCACTCCTTTGGCGATCCCATGTACGAGTTCCGGGAACTACGGGACGGTGTTACTAGTGTCCTTAAGTACATCCTCATTGGCCTCCTTGCCGCGGTAGCACTGGCCATGCTGACTACCCTCTCCAAGATCATTGCCGATAGTGAGCGGGAAACTGGCGTCTTCCGCGCCATTGGGGCCAAGGCCAGCGACATTGTCCAGCTCTACGTTACCTACAGTGCCTTTATTGCCATCTTGGGCATGCTGGTGGCGCTTGCGATAGCTTCGCTTCTTGCCCTCTACCTTACGGCACGGTTTGGCGAAACCTTGGGCTATCAAATTGTCAGTATCAGCGGCTCGAACAACCTGAACCTCCGAGTCACACTACTTGGGCTGGACCCCTCCCATCTCCTTGGTGTCTTTGGGGCCATCCTAGGTGCCTCCATACTAGGAACACTCTTGCCGCTCTACAGCCTTTTGCGCAAAGACCCTATTACTGCACTGCGCTCTGAATAG
- a CDS encoding ABC transporter ATP-binding protein has product MERTKLLQEIQAAYGSDVEQLVKDLAALAPATPKKGKHAPAGSPLVVVESATKTYKLGKTVVNALQDVSVTIGTGEIVALTGPSGSGKSTLLHLIAGLDHPTTGTVTVGDTRVSSLRGTSLARYRAETLGFVFQFFYLQPFLDLTTNVKVPTMFLQMTDAERTARAERFIGAVGLSDRAKHLPRELSGGQMQRAAIARALMNQPKLILADEPTGNLDSTNAQGIMDLFEQVRKEFGTTIVVVTHDQRVANQADRIIELKDGRVL; this is encoded by the coding sequence ATGGAACGCACAAAACTCCTTCAGGAGATTCAAGCTGCCTACGGCAGCGATGTGGAACAACTCGTTAAGGACCTGGCAGCACTAGCGCCAGCAACCCCAAAGAAGGGCAAGCACGCACCAGCTGGTTCGCCCCTGGTAGTCGTAGAGAGCGCCACCAAGACCTACAAGCTTGGGAAAACTGTCGTAAACGCACTGCAAGATGTCTCAGTCACCATTGGGACAGGTGAGATTGTAGCCTTGACCGGGCCTAGCGGAAGCGGAAAAAGCACCCTTCTCCACCTTATTGCCGGCCTGGACCATCCAACCACCGGCACGGTAACCGTGGGCGACACCCGCGTCAGCTCCCTTCGGGGCACGTCCCTGGCCCGCTACCGGGCCGAGACCCTTGGCTTTGTTTTTCAGTTCTTTTATCTCCAGCCCTTCCTTGACCTAACTACCAACGTGAAGGTCCCCACCATGTTCCTGCAGATGACCGATGCCGAACGCACTGCCCGTGCCGAGCGCTTCATTGGGGCAGTAGGCCTTAGTGACCGCGCCAAACACCTCCCCCGCGAGCTCTCTGGCGGCCAAATGCAGCGTGCCGCCATTGCCCGTGCACTCATGAACCAGCCCAAGCTCATTTTGGCTGATGAACCAACCGGCAACCTGGACAGCACCAACGCCCAGGGGATCATGGATTTGTTTGAACAAGTCAGGAAAGAGTTTGGTACCACCATCGTTGTAGTTACCCATGACCAGCGGGTGGCTAACCAAGCCGACCGCATTATCGAACTTAAAGATGGGAGGGTGCTATGA